One Trichoderma atroviride chromosome 7, complete sequence DNA segment encodes these proteins:
- a CDS encoding uncharacterized protein (EggNog:ENOG41~BUSCO:EOG092D0ZAJ) has product MESLSDTQWDVVISGTGLQQSLFALALSRSGKNILHVDPNEYYGEAEAVLSLQEVDEWAANHQTAEGDGVFAAARATRPGGAESLSSRAYSLALAPQLIHTRSELLSKLVSSKAFRQLEFLAVGSFYILQPKATESSSASSLSRIPSTREDVFTNTTISAKAKRGLMKFLKFVLEYDAEPQTDVWRPRAGDSLASFLANEFKLDADLQAYIITLTLSLDGKISTEAGLAAIHRHLTSMGVFGPGFAAVYPKWGGLSEVAQVGCRAGAVGGAVYMLGVGIKDVQKTSAAAETPEEYNVVLSNDMTVKSKAIVKGLGKPTGEGRRLSRLTAIVDSSLPSIFKTVTEGAPAPAVAVVAIPAGTALGEDGVSSEYPIYALAHSSEAGECPTGQCVLYLSTLTTTSAQAHLEKALSSLLASLSQNSQEPPKVLYQLYYEQTSVDTPSVNIDGQTAEFSLLPLDLAFNDAVLDPVKSAWEMVNLNATDEERAEYLVFTDREGADAEDEFDD; this is encoded by the exons ATGGAATCCCTCTCAGACACACAGTGGGATGTAGTGATCAGCGGCACGGGGCTCCAGCAGTCCCTCTTCGCCCT TGCGCTGTCGCGATCTGGCAAGAACATCCTCCACGTTGATCCCAACGAGTACTacggcgaggctgaggccgtCCTGAGCCTGCAGGAGGTGGACGAATGGGCCGCCAACCACCAGACTGCTGAAGGCGATGGCGTCTTTGCAGCAGCGCGGGCGACTCGACCCGGTGGTGCCGAAAGCCTGTCGTCCAGGGCGTACAGCCTCGCGCTGGCGCCGCAGCTGATCCATACGCGCTCGGAGCTTCTCTCGAAGCTGGTGTCGTCGAAAGCGTTCCGGCAGCTTGAGTTTCTGGCCGTGGGGTCTTTTTACATACTCCAGCCCAAGGCCACAGAGTCGTCGTCTGCCTCTAGCCTGAGTCGCATACCCTCGACACGAGAAGATGTGTTTACCAATACGACGATTTcggccaaggccaagcgCGGGCTTATGAAGTTCCTCAAGTTTGTACTGGAGTACGACGCTGAGCCGCAGACTGATGTATGGAGACCACGTGCAGGCGACTCGCTGGCGAGTTTTCTGGCCAACGAGTTCAAGCTCGATGCCGATCTGCAGGCCTACATCATCACTCTGACGCTGAGCCTTGATGGCAAGATTTCAACAGAAGCTGGCCTCGCTGCTATCCACCGCCATCTCACATCCATGGGAGTCTTTGGCCCTGGTTTTGCGGCTGTTTACCCCAAATGGGGAGGCCTTTCTGAAGTGGCCCAAGTGGGCTGCCGAGCTGGTGCTGTTGGCGGCGCCGTCTATATGCTCGGTGTTGGCATCAAGGACGTTCAGAAGACTTCCGCCGCGGCTGAAACGCCCGAGGAGTACAATGTCGTCCTATCCAATGACATGACTGTCAAGTCAAAGGCTATAGTCAAGGGACTGGGCAAGCCGACAGGTGAGGGCCGCCGTCTGAGCAGACTAACAGCAATTGTCGACTCAAGTTTGCCGTCAATTTTTAAGACGGTGACTGAAGGTGCTCCGGCACCAGCCGTTGCTGTGGTTGCAATCCCTGCTGGCACGGCACTTGGCGAAGATGGAGTCTCTTCCGAGTATCCCATCTACGCCCTCGCTCATTCGAGTGAAGCGGGCGAATGCCCTACTGGACAAT GTGTATTGTATCTAAGCACTCTCACAACCACAAGTGCCCAGGCACATCTTGAGAAagctctctcatctctcctAGCCTCTCTGTCGCAGAATAGCCAAGAGCCCCCCAAGGTACTCTACCAGTTGTACTATGAACAGACTAGCGTTGATACTCCATCCGTGAACATTGATGGGCAAACAGCTGAATTCTCGCTGCTACCCTTGGACCTTGCGTTTAATGATGCTGTATTGGATCCTGTCAAGAGCGCTTGGGAAATGGTTAACCTAAATGCTACTGATGAGGAACGTGCAGAGTATCTGGTCTTTACAGATCGGGAGGGAGcagatgctgaagatgagtTTGATGATTAA
- a CDS encoding uncharacterized protein (BUSCO:EOG092D0FHW) translates to MSGSEINTVLAHSLSADANLRNSAEQQLTQAAESNFPLYLATLVQELANDQAQGSIRAAAGIALKNAFTARDFARQQELQSKWLQQTDEETKNRVKQLTLQTLSSSNTQAGTAAAQVISSIAAIELPRGQWTDLLSFLVKNVSEGADHQKQSSLTTIGYICESQDPELRLALVAHSNAILTAVVQGARKEETNNEVRLAAITALGDSLEFVANNFKHEGERNYIMQVVCEATQAEDSRIQQGAFGCLNRIMGLYYENMRFYMEKALFGLTILGMKSEDEDVAKLAVEFWSTVCEEEVSIEDDNSQVENADQMRPFYNFARVAANEVVPVLLTLLTKQDEDATDDEYNLSRAAYQCLQLYSQAVNSTIIGPVLAFVEANLRSDDWHNRDAAVSAFGAIMEGPDEKVLEPIVKQALPVLITMMDDQSLQVKDSTAYALGRVTEACSEAIDAQQHLPTLIASLFKGLISNAKMAPSCCWALMNLAERFAGDFGAASNPITPHFNQAVSSLLDVTARQDTETSVRTAAYEVLNVFVQNAASESLSAIASLSDVIIKRLEETIPLQSQVVSVEDKLTLEEMQNSLCTVLQAIISRLDKEISPQGDRIMQVLLQILSTIGGKSSVPEAIFATISALSTTMEEDFIKYMEAFVPFLYNALGNQDEPSLCSMAIGLVSDITRSMGERSQPFCDNFMNYLLNNLRSTTLANQFKPAILQCFGDIAGAIGGHFETYLSVVAQVLEQASTVTATPEGPDEMFYYVISLREGIMDAWGGIIGAMKSSGKTQVLHQYVTSIFQLLNLIGGDANRSESLMRAAMGVIGDLADAYPNGELIDAFRQGWLTTMIKETKTNRDFQPRTIETARWAREQVKRQLGGSQGVIAQS, encoded by the exons ATGTCGGGCTCAGAGATTAATACGGTGCTCGCACACTCGCTATCTGCAG ATGCGAACCTGCGAAACTCCGCCGAACAGCAACTCACTCAGGCAGCGGAGAGTAACTTC CCGCTGTATCTCGCTACACTCGTTCAAGAACTCGCGAATGACCAAGCACAGGGCTCCATCCGAGCCGCGGCTGGTATTGCCCTCAAGAACGCCTTCACAGCCAGGGACTTCGCTCGGCAACAGGAGCTGCAGTcaaaatggctgcagcagacggACGAAGAGACCAAGAACCGCGTAAAGCAGCTGACACTGCAGACCCTGTCCTCGAGCAACACTCAGGCTGGTACTGCCGCCGCTCAGGTCATCTCTTCAATCgctgccattgagctgcCCCGCGGCCAGTGGACCGATCTACTGTCCTTCCTCGTGAAGAACGTCAGCGAGGGCGCCGATCACCAGAAGCAGTCTTCTCTCACCACCATTGGCTACATCTGCGAAAGCCAAGACCCAGAGCTGCGACTGGCTCTCGTTGCCCACTCAAACGCCATCTTGACAGCCGTCGTTCAGGGCGCCCGAAAGGAGGAGACCAATAACGAAGTCCGgctcgccgccatcaccGCCCTCGGCGATTCCCTCGAGTTTGTTGCCAATAACTTCAAGCATGAGGGCGAGCGAAACTACATCATGCAGGTCGTTTGCGAGGCCACCCAGGCCGAGGATTCGAGGATCCAGCAGGGAGCTTTCGGCTGCCTCAACCGCATCATGGGTCTCTACTACGAGAACATGCGCTTCTACATGGAAAAGGCCCTCTTTGGACTGACCATTCTCGGGATGAAAtccgaggatgaggatgttgCCAAGCTGGCTGTCGAGTTCTGGAGCACCGTCTGCGAGGAGGAAGTTTCCATTGAGGACGACAACTCGCAGGTCGAAAACGCCGACCAGATGCGCCCCTTCTACAACTTTGCACGTGTCGCGGCCAACGAGGTCGTTCCCGTACTTTTGACGCTTTTGACCAAGCAGGACGAGGACGCTACGGACGACGAGTACAACTTGTCCCGCGCCGCCTACCAGTGCCTGCAACTCTATTCTCAAGCTGTCAACTCTACCATCATCGGACCCGTTTTGGCCTTTGTTGAGGCAAACCTCAGGTCTGATGACTGGCACAACCGAGACGCTGCCGTCTCTGCTTttggcgccatcatggaGGGCCCCGATGAGAAGGTCTTGGAACCCATCGTCAAGCAGGCTCTTCCTGTTCTGATCACCATGATGGACGACCAGTCCCTTCAAGTCAAGGACTCCACCGCTTATGCTCTTGGCCGTGTCACTGAGGCTTGCTCGGAGGCTATTGAtgcccagcagcatcttcccACCCTCAttgcctctctcttcaagGGCCTCATCAGCAACGCCAAGATGGCTCCGTCATGCTGCTGGGCCCTGATGAACCTTGCTGAGCGCTTTGCCGGCGACTTTGGCGCCGCCTCTAACCCAATCACTCCTCATTTCAACCAGGCCGTCAGCTCACTCCTCGATGTCACTGCCCGCCAAGATACCGAGACATCTGTCCGAACCGCTGCCTACGAGGTCTTGAATGTCTTTGTTCAAAATGCCGCCTCTGAGAGCTTGTCAGCTATTGCATCGCTATCCGATGTCATCATCAAGCGCCTAGAGGAGACCATTCCTCTACAGTCTCAGGTTGTCAGCGTTGAGGACAAGCTGACCTTGGAAGAGATGCAGAACAGCTTGTGCACTGTTCTCCAGGCCATCATCTCCCGCCTCGACAAGGAAATTTCTCCTCAGGGCGACCGCATCATGCAAGTCCTCCTTCAGATCCTCAGCACCATTGGAGGAAAGTCAAGCGTCCCAGAGGCCATCTTTGCTACCATCAGCGCCCTTTCAACCACAATGGAAGAGGACTTCATCAAGTACATGGAGGCTTTCGTTCCATTCTTGTACAATGCACTTGGAAACCAAGACGAACCCAGCCTTTGCTCGATGGCTATTGGCCTCGTTAGCGACATTACGCGATCCATGGGCGAGCGCAGCCAGCCTTTCTGCGACAACTTTATGAACTACCTTCTCAACAACCTAAGA AGCACCACCCTTGCCAACCAGTTCAAGCCTGCTATTCTGCAGTGCTTTGGAGATATTGCTGGTGCTATCGGAGGCCACTTTGAGACCTATCTCTCTGTTGTCGCTCAAGTCTTGGAGCAAGCATCCACAGTCACCGCCACCCCCGAGGGCCCTGACGAGATGTTTTACTACGTCATTTCATTGCGAGAAGGTATCATGGATGCATGGGGTGGCATTATCGGTGCCATGAAGTCTAGCGGAAAGA CCCAAGTTCTCCACCAATACGTCACatccatcttccagcttctcaatcttATCGGTGGTGATGCCAACCGCAGCGAGTCACTCATGAGGGCAGCTATGGGTGTCATCGG TGACCTAGCTGATGCGTATCCCAACGGAGAGCTTATTGACGCCTTCCGACAGGGCTGGTTGACCACCATGATCAAGGAGACCAAGACCAACCGCGACTTCCAGCCCCGCACAATAGAGACTGCTCGATGGGCTCGCGAACAGGTCAAGCGCCAGCTTGGCGGCTCACAGGGCGTCATTGCTCAGTCTTGA
- a CDS encoding uncharacterized protein (EggNog:ENOG41) — translation MAYRERDDYRRSAVEFDDIRARTVTRSPAPPRARRGEFDEFDVRIRERDGDLPDFLRGARRPEAGPMVLRPREDPYEQRQPREPAFREERLVRRAQSVAPPEEEIDVRTRFVEKIRSPSVAPRRRSPSPDRNVRYVQPNDTSEHIRIIERERERERVPSPSPSPPPAPPVVRGPVIEREVITHYTDIDHGMIQARQPSPPPAARARSRPRERETRETDIDIDISRSKGRTTGVEVDIHRSASRTRSKSRERRSSRFYDDDVVVRRDLQIDETRSRRRAHSAAARPVEDDESEYITSKVDGRGRMGEAWGGATKDWAIVDVPPGTERIRMDGVGGATTDTTWSKYSGVRRTKFVPEREREFRDDLSNRAPSPPPALGRERVSVSVLDRDREIDIGVDRRQPKDMWTEITKDLVIREAIEELGYEYEETDMFFYVMDYLKYDDVLKLTELSDDIRRSRRQRQRDSIRIERDYYDDIDRRAYDRRPAPSAPRRDERERVRETEVIYDRAPSARYR, via the exons ATGGCCTACCGAGAACGGGACGACTATCGTCGGTCCGCCGTCGAGTTTGACGACATCCGCGCTCGCACCGTTACCCGCAGCCCCGCGCCGCCCAGAGCTCGCCGCGGGGAGTTTGACGAGTTTGACGTGCGCATCCGCGAGCGAGATGGCGACCTGCCGGATTTCCTGAGGGGAGCTCGAAGGCCCGAGGCTGGCCCAATGGTCCTGCGCCCGCGCGAGGATCCCTACGAGCAGCGCCAGCCGCGCGAGCCCGCCTTCCGCGAGGAGCGTCTTGTGCGCCGCGCCCAGAGCGTTGCGCCGCCCGAGGAAGAGATTGACGTCCGCACCCGATTTGTCGAGAAGATTCGCAGCCCCTCGGTTGCTCCCCGGCGCCGGTCTCCCTCGCCAGACAGGAACGTCCGATATGTTCAGCCGAACGACACCTCTGAGCACATCCGCATCATTGAGAGAGAGCGTGAGCGTGAGCGAGTGCCCTCTCCGTCGCCCTCACCGCCACCGGCTCCTCCCGTGGTTCGCGGCCCCGTGATTGAGCGTGAGGTCATCACTCACTACACAGACATTGACCATG GCATGATTCAAGCCAGGCAGCCATCCCCGCCTCCAGCGGCCCGCGCCCGGTCCCGCCCGAGAGAGCGCGAGACGCGCGAGACtgacattgacattgacattTCTCGGTCCAAGGGCCGCACCACTGGTGTCGAGGTTGACATTCACCGGTCTGCCAGCCGCACTCGCTCCAAGAGCCGTGAGAGGCGCTCCAGCCGCTTTTATGATGACGACGTTGTCGTCCGCCGCGACCTCCAGATTGATGAGACCAGAAGCCGCCGGAGAGCTCACTCAGCTGCCGCGCGCCCtgtcgaggatgacgagTCCGAGTACATTACGTCCAAGGTCGATGGCCGTGGACGCATGGGTGAGGCTTGGGGAGGCGCTACCAAGGACTGGGCCATTGTGGATGTGCCACCCGGAACTGAGCGGATTCGCATGGACGGTGTTGGCGGCGCCACCACCGATACCACTTGGTCCAAGTACAGCGGCGTGAGGCGGACCAAGTTCGTCCCGGAGCGAGAGAGGGAGTTTAGAGATGATCTGTCCAACAGGGCGCCCTCGCCACCTCCTGCTCTCGGCCGCGAGCGTGTCAGCGTGTCCGTCCTCGACCGCGACCGTGAGATTGACATTGGAGTTGACAGGAGACAGCCCAAGGATATGTGGACCGAGATCACCAAGGACTTGGTCATCCGAGAGGCTATCGAGGAGCTTGGCTATGAATATGAGGAGACTGACATGTTCTTCTACGTCATGGACTACCTGAAATAT GATGATGTTCTGAAATTGACTGAGCTATCTGATGATATCCGACGATCCAGGCGACAGCGCCAGCGCGACAGCATCCGAATTGAGCGAGATTACTATGATGACATTGACCGAAGGGCCTATGACAGACGCCCAGCACCATCAGCCCCTCGGCGAGATGAGCGCGAGCGCGTCAGGGAGACGGAGGTCATTTACGACCGCGCTCCCTCGGCTCGCTATCGCTAA